A single window of Cryptococcus neoformans var. neoformans JEC21 chromosome 3 sequence DNA harbors:
- a CDS encoding ATP-dependent DNA helicase pcra, putative gives MDGLITGITSYPYLASLNQAQLKAVTASPSVPLQILAGPGSGKTRVLTCRVAYLVQHHKYSPNEIVAVTFTNKSANEMRKRLQKLLGDKQADQLVLGTFHATCVKYLRRYGKLINLSNNFVIADAEDCKKIMSGILKSRKAALDEASMSLKEGVVLSEISKAKAKGEPPEAMAIRAAQNKNAFTNTLAVIADLYEEYQLALTEANSLDFDDLLLYALRLFKEAPRVVENIRHILVDEFQDTNTTQYELLKRFAKAHKGVSVVGDPDQSIYGWRSAEIENLNKMTKDFPGVEAIYLEENYRSTGSILDAAHAIVSQDRQRIQKSLFTSHPKSAPVTLKVFSTPVIEASFISTEIKRLIAYSGGLLRYDDFAILLRYNALSRVIESSLQKDSIPNRIVGGHKFFERMEIKDLLAYLQLADNPGFNPAFVRVVNVPKRSIGDKTLTDILSTAKSMKISPMQLCERVTDGEGIPANIKPGVKKSLANFVGVIRKLRRAAEGGASVADLIKMVIEKVNYEDYLRTSQPDWDSRWENVKELISYSVTVAEEQARLSGSEYGIAPEERGFMPANSAAVEAMVNEAYERGKGKEVKQDGDTRRVKEEKRVHPMFRRQASGSDKGSQGLDTSSAARSRSRSDSSAVDSKRIPRKKGSVKTNERHDGVIELLSSDEEENDIKPDVKSKKEVVDGVKQINVADAPSDSVESLANAPDNLTPLAYFLQTSMLSTDTESGQDDASTPKVTIMTVHAAKGLEWPVVFIPAVEQGTFPSYRCTEPHEIAEERRLLYVAMTRAQSFLTMSYCQFRMMGGEENNKEASEFLGDVMRHQPALLATDQPNVDTVVRKHMSAMLCRPMPDEDLTKDMIMKHVRAAPPLSTWDPPERSSWGEKINRFARRDVTKAARATEYWASDVDEYALPSDSLSASTSSPYTTSFTSARMNSGLSRPPAALPMAPQKKPPPPSVKSANRHIPPTMPFTFNTKEEIKEETSLDSLMSGGNKSLEMMAGLGLPADLPPDLVGPSAGAGGELAGRGSLEVARGKKRLGMGRPAPWGSKKPRK, from the exons ATGGACGGTTTAATTACTGGTATTACGTCGTACCCATATCTTGCGTCCCTTAACCAAGCTCAATTGAAAG CCGTTACTGCAAGCCCTTCAGTCCCTCTGCAAATCCTTGCCGGACCAGGATCTGGAAAAACCAGGGTCCTCACCTGTCGTGTCGCCTATCTGGTACAGCATCATAAATACTCGCCAAATGAGATCGTCGCGGTTACTTTCACCAACAAATCGGCTAATGAGATGCGAAAGAGGCTGCAGAAGTTACTTGGGGATAAGCAAGCTGATCAATTGGTACTAG GTACATTCCACGCGACATGTGTCAAGTACTTGAGAAGGTACGGCAAATTGATTAATCTGTCCAACAACTTTGTAATCGCCGATGCTGAAGACTG CAAGAAAATCATGAGTGGTATACTGAAAAGCCGAAAAGCTGCATTAGATGAAGCATCAATGTCTCTGAAAGAAGGAGTCGTCTTATCAGAAATATCCAAAGCTAAAGCAAAAGGGGAGCCGCCGGAGGCTATGGCAATACGCGCCGCGCAAAATAAGAATGCTTTCACAAATACGCTTGCGGTCATCGCAGACCTCTACGAAGAGTACCAACTCGCCCTGACAGAGGCGAATTCGTTGGACTTTGACGACTTGCTGCTGTATGCCCTGCGACTATTCAAAGAAGCGCCTAGAGTGGTAGAGAACATACGGCATATCTTGGTGGACGAGTTCCAA GATACTAACACAACACAATACGAGCTCTTGAAACGCTTTGCAAAAGCTCATAAAGGCGTGAGCGTCGTTGGAGACCCGGATCAGTCGATCTATGGCTGGCGTTCTGCAGAGATTGAGAACTTGAACAAGATGACGAAGG ATTTCCCTGGTGTAGAAGCGATCTATTTGGAAGAAAACTACAGGTCCACCGGATCCATTCTTGATGCTGCCCACGCCATCGTTTCCCAAG ATCGCCAGCGAATACAAAAGAGTCTTTTCACTTCCCACCCCAAAAGCGCTCCTGTTACCCTTAAAGTCTTTAGTACTCCCGTCATCGAAGCGAGCTTCATTTCCACCGAGATCAAGCGCCTCATTGCATATTCTGGTGGTCTACTGAGATACGATGACTTTGCCATTCTCT TACGTTACAATGCCTTGTCTCGGGTGATAGAATCTTCCCTCCAAAAGGATAGTATCCCCAACCGTATTGTTGGAGGGCACAAGTTCTTTGAACGAATGGAAATCAAGGATTTGTTGGCGTATCTTCAGCTGGCCGATAATCCGGGCTTCAAC CCTGCGTTTGTACGAGTTGTCAATGTCCCCAAACGCTCCATCGGGGACAAG ACCCTCACAGATATCCTAAGTACAGCGAAGTCAATGAAGATATCCCCCATGCAGTTATGTGAGCGGGTCACAGATGGCGAAGGCATACCTGCAAACATCAAACCGGgcgtgaagaagagtcttGCGAACTTTGTCGGTGTGATCAGGAAACTAAGACGAGCAGCGGAAGGT GGTGCATCTGTGGCCGACCTGATCAAAATGGTCATCGAGAAAGTCAATTATGAAGATTATCTCCGTACTTCGCAGCCGGATTGGGACTCCAGATGGGAAAATGTCAAGGAACTG ATTTCATACAGTGTCACTGTCGCTGAAGAGCAAGCTCGTTTATCTGGATCCGAATATGGGATTGCTCctgaagaaagaggattCATGCCGGCCAATTCTGCAGCTGTTGAGGCTATGGTGAACGAGGCAtatgaaagaggaaaaggaaaagaagtcAAGCAGGATGGAGATACGAGGCGggtaaaagaagaaaaacgGGTACACCCCATGTTTAGGCGCCAGGCAAGCGGGAGTGACAAGGGTAGTCAGGGACTTGATACGTCCTCGGCAGCGAGGAGTCGGAGTAGGAGCGATTCAAGTGCTGTGGATAGCAAAAGAATACcgcggaagaagggttcTGTAAAGACGAATGAAAGGCATGATGGGGTGATAGAATTGCTTTcgagtgatgaggaagaaaacGATATCAAGCCAGATGTAAAGTCGAAGAAAGAAGTTGTCGATGGAGTTAAGCAGATCAATGTGGCCGATGCCCCCTCTGATTCGGTGGAATCACTAGCCAACGCACCTGATAA TTTGACGCCCCTGGCATACTTCCTTCAAACTTCCATGTTATCGACGGATACTGAATCAGGTCAAGATGATGCTTCTACACCC AAAGTCACGATCATGACTGTCCATGCTGCAAAAGGTCTCGAATGGCCTGTGGTCTTTATACCTGCTG TCGAGCAAGGTACCTTCCCTTCTTATCGTTGCACCGAACCTCATGAAATAGCAGAAGAACGACGATTACTCTACGTCGCTATGACTCGAGCGCAAAGTTTCTTG ACAATGTCGTATTGTCAGTTCAGAATGATGGGCGGGGAAGAGAACAACAAAGAGGCTAGTGAGTTTTTGGGGGATGTTATGCGGCATCAGCCG GCTTTATTAGCAACCGACCAGCCTAACGTGGATACGGTCGTGAGGAAGCACATGTCTGCCATGCTATGTCGACCTATGCCTGATGAGGATCTGACGAAAGACATGATCATGAAGCA TGTTCGTGCAGCCCCTCCCCTGAGTACTTGGGATCCACCTGAGCGTTCTTCATGgggagagaagatcaaCCGCTTTGCTCGTCGGGATGTCACCAAGGCTGCTCGTGCGACTGAATACTGGGCATCAGACGTTGACGAGTACGCCCTCCCGTCCGATTCATTGtctgcctccacctcttccccatATACAACTAGCTTTACCTCTGCTCGAATGAACTCCGGCCTTTCCAGACCGCCGGCCGCGTTGCCGATGGCGCCCCAAAAGAAACCTCCTCCGCCATCTGTAAAATCTGCCAACAGACATATACCACCTACAATGCCGTTCACATTTAATACAAAGGAGGAAATAAAGGAGGAAACATCATTAGACTCATTAATGAGTGGGGGTAATAAGAGTTtagagatgatggcggGGCTAGGTTTGCCCGCTGATCTACCTCCTGATCTTGTCGGGCCCTCCGCTGGCGCGGGCGGTGAATtggcaggaagaggatcgCTTGAGGTTGccagaggaaagaagagactggggatgggaagacCAGCGCCATGGGGAAGCAAAAAGCCTCGAAAATAA